Proteins encoded in a region of the Vitis riparia cultivar Riparia Gloire de Montpellier isolate 1030 chromosome 7, EGFV_Vit.rip_1.0, whole genome shotgun sequence genome:
- the LOC117918958 gene encoding general transcription and DNA repair factor IIH helicase subunit XPD — MKFQIEDVTVYFPYDNIYPEQYSYMVELKRALDAKGHALLEMPTGTGKTIALLSLITSYALSKPSNPIKLLYCTRTVHEMEKTLAELRLLHQYQLRHLGPAARILALGLSSRKNLCINPAVVSAENRDSVDAGCRKLTASWVRALAVENPNIPTCQFFENYEKAASEAVLPPGVYTLQNLRAFGRDKGWCPYFLARHMVQFANVVVYSYQYLLDPKVAGIISKEMQRESVVVFDEAHNIDNVCIEALSVSVRRQTLEGATRNLSKMAQEINRFKATDAGRLRAEYNRLVEGLAQRGNLPISDTWLANPALPDDILKEAVPGNIRRAEHFLSVLRRLVQYLHGRLETENVEKEGPVAFVASINSQAGIDQKMLKFCYDRLHSLMLTLEITDTDEFLHIQTICDFATLVGTYTRGFSIIIEPFDERMPHIPDPVLQLSCHDASLAIKPVFERFQSVVITSGTLSPIDLYPRLLNFNPVVSRSFTMSLTRNCICPMVLTRGSDQLPVSTKFDMRSDPGVVRNYGRLLLEMVSVVPDGIVCFFVSYSYMDGIVNTWNESGILKEIMQHKLVFIETQDVVETTLALDNYRRACDCGRGAVFFSVARGKVAEGIDFDRHYGRLVIMFGVPFQYTLSRILLARLEYLRETFQIKEGDFLTFDALRQAAQCVGRVIRSKADYGMMIFADKRYSRHDKRSKLPGWILSHLRDAHLNLSTDMALHIAREFLRKMAQPYDKAGVSGRKTLLSEEDLEKMGDGTTNEMLF, encoded by the exons ATGAAATTCCAAATCGAAGATGTGACGGTGTACTTCCCCTACGACAACATCTACCCTGAGCAGTACTCCTACATGGTGGAGCTGAAACGTGCTCTAGATGCCAAAGGCCACGCCCTCCTCGAAATGCCCACCGGCACCGGCAAGACCATCGCCCTCCTCTCCCTCATCACTAGCTATGCCCTATCCAAACCCTCCAACCCCATCAAGCTCCTTTATTGCACCCGCACCGTCCACGAGATGGAGAAAACCCTAGCCGAGCTCCGTCTCCTCCACCAGTACCAGCTCCGCCACCTCGGCCCCGCCGCAAGAATCCTCGCCCTTGGCCTCTCCTCCCGCAAGAATCTGTGCATCAATCCAGCGGTTGTTTCCGCTGAGAATCGCGATTCCGTCGACGCCGGATGCCGGAAGCTCACTGCCAGTTGGGTCCGGGCACTCGCCGTTGAGAATCCTAACATACCGACGTGTCAGTTCTTTGAAAACTACGAGAAAGCTGCGTCGGAAGCGGTTTTGCCGCCGGGGGTGTACACTTTGCAG AATTTACGGGCGTTTGGGAGGGATAAGGGGTGGTGCCCGTACTTTTTAGCACGGCACATGGTGCAATTTGCAAATGTGGTCGTTTATAGTTATCAGTACTTGCTTGATCCCAAGGTGGCTGGGATTATATCAAAGGAGATGCAGAGGGAGTCTGTGGTGGTGTTTGATGAGGCACATAATATCGATAATGTGTGTATTGAGGCGCTTAGTGTTAGTGTGAGGAGGCAGACCCTTGAAGGGGCTACAAGGAATCTCAGTAAAATGGCTCAGGAGATTAATAG GTTCAAGGCCACTGATGCGGGTAGATTGAGAGCAGAATACAACAGGCTTGTTGAGGGTTTGGCCCAGAGGGGAAACTTACCTA TTTCAGACACCTGGCTTGCGAATCCTGCTTTGCCTGATGATATTCTGAAGGAGGCCGTGCCAGGAAATATTCGGCGAGCAGAGCATTTCTTGTCTGTTTTACGTAGATTGGTTCAGTATCTCCATGGTCGGCTGGAAACTGAGAATGTTGAGAAGGAAGGACCTGTTGCCTTTGTTGCCTCGATTAATTCCCAGGCTGGAATTGATCAGAAAATGTTGAAGTTTTGTTATGATCGTCTTCACTCCCTCATGCTGACCCTAGAAATTACTGACACGGATGAGTTTTTACATATCCAAACAATATGTGACTTTGCTACACTTGTGGGAACATACACTAGGGGATTTTCAATCATCATTGAACCATTTGATGAAAGGATGCCACATATTCCTGATCCTGTACTGCAG CTTAGCTGTCATGATGCTTCTCTTGCCATAAAGCCTGTATTTGAACGATTTCAATCAGTTGTGATTACATCTGGAACTCTAAGCCCCATTGATCTCTATCCTCGCCTTCTTAATTTCAACCCTGTTGTCAGTCGGAGTTTTACGATGTCCTTGACAAGGAACTGCATATGCCCAATGGTTCTCACTCGTGGGAG tGACCAGCTTCCTGTGagtacaaaatttgatatgagaAGTGATCCTGGTGTTGTAAGGAATTATGGGAGGCTCCTGCTGGAGATGGTGTCTGTTGTTCCTGATGGGATTGTATGTTTTTTTGTCAGTTATTCTTATATGGATGGAATTGTCAATACTTGGAATGAAAGTGGAATTTTAAAG GAAATAATGCAACATAAGCTTGTCTTTATTGAGACTCAGGATGTGGTGGAAACTACATTAGCTCTAGACAATTATCGCAGAGCTTGTGACTGTGGGAGAGGTGCTGTCTTTTTCTCTGTTGCAAG GGGGAAAGTAGCTGAAGGTATTGATTTTGATCGACATTATGGAAGATTAGTGATCATGTTTGGTGTTCCTTTCCAATACACATTAAGCAG AATATTGCTTGCACGGTTGGAATATTTACGTGAGACATTCCAGATAAAGGAAGGCGATTTTCTGACTTTTGATGCATTG AGGCAAGCTGCACAATGTGTGGGCCGAGTAATCCGTTCAAAGGCAGATTATGGGATGATGATTTTCGCTGACAAAAG